From the Xiphophorus maculatus strain JP 163 A chromosome 20, X_maculatus-5.0-male, whole genome shotgun sequence genome, one window contains:
- the LOC102231544 gene encoding sodium-coupled monocarboxylate transporter 1-like, which translates to MVGTGGPVATFSPWDYVVFAGTIVGAASIGLFQAIRGRKETSSAEFLLGGRQMTAVPVAMSLTASFMSGITVIGTPAEAYRFGIAFWIFGFSYAIMSVITAELFVPLFYRLGITSAYEYLERRFNRTIRMIGTSMYIVQTALYTGLVIYAPALALNQITGLDLWGVLVATGVVCIIYCTLGGLKAVIWTDVLQMVIMLAGFVAVIARGAVVQGGLAKIWEDAAAGGRLVAFDFDPDPLKRHTFWTIVIGGSIMWVSIYSINQSQVQRYISCKTLGQAKLSLYINMIGLWATVSLAMFSGLTMYSIYKNCDPLSNGDIGTSDQLLPYLVMDILAVYPGIPGLFVAAAYSGTLSTVSSSINALVAVTVEDFIYPFYKDFTQKQVTWMNMGLSVFFGFLCIGMAGVASAMGSVLQAALSIFGMISGPLLGLYLLGMLFRTANSTGGLGGLITGLALTLWVGIGAQLYPPTADKTLPLSLTTAGCNKTVDLNSTTASPWTSPATLTPQPDFRPPIADSWYSLSYVYFSLFGMLTTMVSGLLLSIVTGGCKQKKLNSDLFVRRSDLICFSGCNSSEVSDEMDIAPKDLHMGVDNKAFMAMDVMKESEHATKL; encoded by the exons ATGGTTGGAACAGGTGGCCCAGTGGCCACTTTCTCTCCTTGGGATTATGTGGTGTTTGCTGGAACGATTGTGGGAGCAGCCAGCATCGGCCTTTTCCAAGCCATCCGGGGCCGGAAGGAGACCAGCAGTGCAGAGTTTTTGTTAGGTGGACGACAAATGACAGCTGTGCCAGTCGCCATGTCCCTGACAGCCAGTTTCATGTCTGGCATCACAGTAATTGGCACACCTGCAGAGGCATACCGGTTTGGTATTGCCTTCTGGATCTTTGGTTTTTCTTATGCCATCATGTCTGTCATCACTGCTGAATTATTTGTACCGCTTTTCTACCGACTTGGGATCACCAGTGCCTATGAG taccTTGAACGGCGCTTCAATCGGACAATCCGGATGATCGGAACATCCATGTACATTGTGCAGACG GCTCTCTACACGGGCTTAGTTATTTATGCTCCAGCTCTTGCACTAAACCAAA TTACCGGGCTGGATCTCTGGGGAGTGCTGGTGGCAACGGGGGTAGTGTGCATCATCTATTGTACTCTG GGTGGCCTGAAAGCAGTTATCTGGACAGACGTACTGCAGATGGTGATCATGCTGGCAGGATTTGTAGCTGTAATAGCAAGAGGAGCCGTAGTACAAGGAGGTCTAGCAAAAATTTGGGAagatgctgcagcaggaggcCGACTGGTAGCTTTTGA ctttgACCCAGATCCTCTCAAGCGGCACACTTTTTGGACTATAGTGATTGGTGGTAGCATAATGTGGGTGTCTATCTACTCAATTAACCAGTCCCAGGTGCAGCGCTATATCTCCTGCAAAACCTTGGGACAAGCCAAGTT GTCTCTGTATATCAACATGATTGGTTTATGGGCGACAGTGAGTCTTGCTATGTTCTCTGGTCTTACAATGTACTCCATTTACAAGAACTGTGACCCACTTTCAAATGGGGATATAGGTACTTCTGACCAG TTGCTGCCATACCTTGTGATGGATATTCTGGCAGTCTATCCTGGAATTCCAGGCCTGTTCGTGGCTGCAGCTTACAGCGGTACCCTCAG CACAGTGTCCTCAAGTATTAATGCTCTTGTTGCTGTCACTGTGGAAGATTTCATATATCCATTCTACAAagatttcacacaaaaacaagttaCCTGGATGAACATGGGCCTGA GTGTGTTTTTTGGATTCCTGTGTATTGGAATGGCTGGAGTTGCTTCAGCAATGGGAAGTGTTCTGCAG GCAGCTCTGTCCATATTTGGCATGATCAGTGGACCTCTTCTTGGCCTCTATCTATTAGGCATGCTTTTCCGCACAGCAAACTCAACA GGAGGACTGGGAGGATTGATCACTGGTCTGGCATTAACTTTGTGGGTGGGAATTGGAGCTCAGCTTTACCCTCCAACAGCTGACAAGACACTTCCCCTTTCACTCACCACTGCTGGCTGCAATAAAACAGTGGACCTAAACAGCACAACAGCATCTCCATGGACCAGCCCAGCAACTCTGACTCCACAACCAGA tttcaggCCTCCTATAGCAGACTCCTGGTATTCTCTGTCCTATGtctacttttctctttttggcaTGCTGACCACAATGGTGTCTGGCCTGCTCTTGAGCATAGTCACTG GCGGATGCAAGCAAAAGAAGCTGAACTCTGATCTCTTTGTGAGGAGGAGTGACTTGATATGCTTCAGTGGTTGCAACAGTTCAGAG GTATCTGATGAAATGGATATAGCTCCAAAAGACCTTCATATGGGAGTTGACAACAAAGCATTTATGGCGATGGATGTAATGAAAGAGTCTGAACATGCCACAAAATTATAA
- the LOC102231810 gene encoding thyrotropin subunit beta-like gives METSAFSCWVLFLLIYPVVPMCLPTEFTLFVEKPECDYCVAINTTICMGVCFTRDSNMRDIFRSRFVVQRSCTYDKVEYRTVILPGCAIDSNPAYTYPVAISCHCGACRTDRDECTLRLNSYDANCAKPVRRVYPYPGQSNYMIPF, from the exons ATGGAGACATCAGCGTTCAGCTGCTGGGttctttttctgctgatttATCCAGTTGTTCCCATGTGTCTTCCCACAGAGTTCACATTGTTCGTGGAAAAGCCAGAATGTGACTATTGTGTGGCGATCAACACTACTATCTGCATGGGAGTTTGTTTCACAAGG GACAGCAACATGAGGGATATTTTCCGCTCACGCTTTGTTGTTCAGAGAAGCTGCACCTATGATAAGGTGGAATATCGCACAGTCATTCTGCCTGGCTGTGCTATCGACTCCAACCCTGCATATACCTACCCAGTAGCTATCAGCTGCCACTGTGGTGCCTGCAGAACTGACAGGGATGAATGCACTCTCAGACTCAACAGCTACGATGCTAACTGTGCTAAACCAGTCAGGCGCGTTTATCCTTATCCTGGTCAAAGCAACTACATGATCCCATTTTAA